Below is a genomic region from Coleofasciculus sp. FACHB-1120.
TTTTGTTTTTTAAGGTTAGTGATTTCTTGCTCAAGAATTGTTTTTTGATTCTGATTATCTGTAACTTGCTCTTGCAGTTTCTTGAGTTCTGTTTTTAGGGAATTTAAGCTAGTTTCTATTTTCTGTTTTTCCGCTGTTGCAGCCAACAAGGATTCATTAAGTTCTGTTTTTTGTCTTTCCAGAACCTCAAGTTGAGTTTGGAGAATAAACCCTTGTTCTTCTAGTTGGTATCTATAGGCTCCTAAAGTGGATACTTCCCGATTAATGACCTCTCTTCGGTTATAGCTTTCTGCTATTTGTCCGTGCAATTGGTTTAGGCTTGACTCCAAATAATAGAGATCATCTTCTAAATTTTGTCTTTCGTCAGAAATCGCTCGAATTTCATTTTGTAGAAAAAACTTCTGCTTTCTTTGTTTAATTTGTACAACAATAGCTCCTGCATAGGTCGCAGGTACAGTAATTAAACCTGTAACCAAGGCTTTTGGGAAATCTCGGTTAGTAATAAGGCTCAGGAAAAAACTCACACCGAAGGCAATTAAACCCAGTAAAATCCGATTGCTTACCTTAACCGATCGCATATCATTTTTGGTGAGATAAAGTCAGCGGTTCCTAAGTTCTAATTCATACGAACAGGATTCTAATTATGTGTTTAATCTACGAGATTCTGAACCAGTAACGGCTAAATCTGCCCTGAGAAAGTCAATGAATTGCCGTGCTGTACGTCCAGAACGCCCGTTGTGGCGAGTTGCCCACTGTAAGGCACGATACTCTAAATCTTCTTGGGAGAGGGAAATATTGGCTTGAGCTGCGAGATGGCGAATAATACTTAAGTAGGTGTTCTGATCGGCAGGTTCAAAGGTTAACGTCAGACCAAAGCGATCGCTAAACGATAGCTTTTCCTGAACCGTATCCCAGGCGTGAATTTCTTCATTGTTCTTGGGACGAGGGCGATCGCTAAAAAATTCTCGAATCAGATGCCGTCGATTGGAAGTCGCATAAACTACCACATTTTGAGGACGGGCGGTTAAATTCCCCTCCAGCACCACTTTAAGAGCTTTGAAAGCATCGTCATCCTCCCCAAAGGAGAGATCGTCAACAAAAATGATGAACTTCTGAGGAACCCCCCGCAACTGGTCTACAATTGCCGGTAAATCTTTCAAGTCAGATTTGGCAACTTCGACGAGGCGGAGGTTGACGGTATCAGGCTCATTTAATAACCCCTTCACTAAAGAAGATTTGCCACTCCCACGACTGCCGTAGAGCAAAACGTGCAAAGCTGGATAACCAGCAAGTAAAAATTTTGTATTCTTCAGCAAAGAGTCTTTCTGCGATTCGTAGCCGACTAATTCTGGAAGCTGCACGGGATCGGCATAGGAAATGCCTACCAACTGCCCAGATTGCCACCGTAAAGCCCGATAGACGGAAAACAACCCTGTTCCATATTGTTGATAATGAGCGGCTAAAGATTCCAGCACATCTACCCAATTTTCTGACATTTGGAATTTCTCCCAGATGGGCAATTCATGAATCGCGCCTACCCTATCCTGCTGCTGGTTCCAGGCAACTGGTGCCGCCAGTAACTTAGCTGCGGTTTGCACCCACCGGCTCAACTGGTCGCTACTGCAATTGTAGAGGCTCTGCAAGGCTTGTAAATCTTGCTGGGCAGCAGCTACCAGCGCTGGAGACAGTAAAGACGTTTGCTGGACTTGCTTGCTAAAAGGATTGTCAGTTCTGAGAATCTGGGTAATCAGGTAGTCTTGCCAACCCTGATTTCTGGCGGCTAAAGCTTGAAACCAAGTGCCGTAAGCTTGCAGGCAAGCCAGTCCATTAGTGTTGCTGCTGCTTAAAACTTGTAGCAGATTCAGGAAAGCCGTGCCAACTTCGCCACGGAGGACGGATTGATAAAGTAACAGAGAAGCAGCTTGACGTTGCAGAAATTCGATTGAGGCGATCGCTTGAGTATCCATTAATGAACTGAACTGAGTAGTGTATCTCAGCTATGGTAAATTGTCTTCCGACGTTAGAAATGAGTTCTACTCAAGCAATGAGGTTTTAACTAGATGAATTCGGGTACTATCGCTGCGATCGCTTATGGAATTCTAGCCATTGTAGGCGGCATCATGGGCTACGCTCAAGCTAAAAGCAAAGCGTCGCTGATTTCTGGTAGCATCAGCGGCTTATTACTCATTCTCGGCGGCGTGATGCTATTGCAGGGAAAAGCCTGGGGGCTAGTTTTAGCAACCGTTGTCACCGCTGTTCTCATCATTGTCTTTGCCATCCGGTTGTTTAAAACTCGCAAATTTATGCCTGCGGGATTGATGACTCTTTTAGGTTTGATAACGCTGGCGGTGATGATTCAACAACTGGTTGCGATAGTGTAGCGATCGCGCACCTCTAGCTTTCTGCATCTATCCCAAGCGATCGCGTCTGTTTTATTGCCACGACCGCCAAAATTCACACCCTTCATTCCTAAATCAACCAAGCCATCAAAAAACTTAACCAATCTGGCAGCATTTCAATTTAGTAGCGACGGCAGGGAACACTAACCTTAGCGAAACATTTGCCAACATAGTCGCTCAAGGAGCTACCCATGAGTACCGTCAAAATTCAAGCTACTGAATATCCTATTCAGAAAGTATTTAGCAATGATTTTGTCTTCACCATTCCCCTGTACCAGCGTCCCTATGCCTGGACTACTGAGCAAGCTGGAGAATTGTTTCAAGACCTAATTGTATCCTTGGGTGACGGTAACGAGCCAATTGATGATATAAATCCCTACTTCCTAGGCAGCATTGTACTAATAAAGGCAGATAAACCAGACGCTCAAGTTGTTGATGGTCAACAACGTCTGTCTACGCTAACTATACTACTTTCAGCTCTGCGGATGTTAGTACAGCCCAAATATGCCAATGCCTTAACTAAGTTGCTCTATGAAGAAAGCGACCCAATCCTTGGCCACCCTAACCGTTACCGTTTGACCTTGGCAAAGCGAGATGCAGATTTCTTCAAGGAATACATTCAGGATGAAGGCGGTATTAGCAAGCTGGAATCCTCTACTGCGCTTTCAGATAGTCGTAAAAATATTAAAGAAAACGCGCTGTTATTCCTGAAAAAGTTAGAGGAACTTTCCGAATCTCAGCGAGTTCGGCTCGTGCAATTCATTATTACAAGATGTTTTCTGGTAGTAGTTTCAACACCAGACTTAGAATCTGCATATCGGATATTTTCTGTGTTGAACGGTCGGGGTCTAGACCTGTCACTTCCCGATATTTTAAAAGCTGAGATTATCGGGCAAATTCCTGATGCTCAAAAGGAAGCATACACTTGCAAATGGGAAGATATCCAAGAGAAACTAGGTCGGGAGACGTTTGAAAACCTTTTTTCATACATTCGCATGATTAATCGTAAGGCAAAACTCACTGGTAGCATCCTCAAGGAATACCGCGAACATATTAAACCTTGGAATAATTCTCAGGAGTTTATCAAGACAACTTTATGTCCTTTAGCTGATGCTTTCTACGAAATTAAGAATACAAGCTATGTAAGCGATAAACACGCCGAAGAAGTAAATAAACTGTTTAAGCAGTTAAATGATATCGATAATTCCGACTGGATACCTCCAGCTATTCTCTATCTCTCTCGTAACCACAGCCATCCTGAGCGATTGGTGAAATTCTTTACTGAATTAGAACGTCTTGCGGCGGGTTTGATGATTAAACGGGCAAATATTAACGAACGCATTGAACGCTATCGTCGCTTGCTAACTGCCATTGAGCATGAGGAAGATTTATATACACCCGATTCACCACTCCAAATTACATCAGAAGAAAAGAATGATATTCTCAAAATGTTGGATGGCGACCTCTACCTGACTCAAAAAATTCGTTTATTTGTATTGCTACGTCTAGATGCGGCTCTGTCAGAAGGTGAAGCCTCATACAACTTCTCCACCATTACTGTCGAGCATATATTACCGCAAAATCCTGCCCATGATAGTCTGTGGGTGAAGTCCTTTACAAGCTTGGAAGAACGCGAAAAATATGTGCATCGTTTAGGAAATCTGGCTTTACTCTCTTGTTATAAAAACAGTGAAGCGCAAAACTATGACTTTGATGTGAAAAAGCAAAAGTATTTCACCACTAAAAAAGGTATTTCTCCTTTTGCGCTAACAACTCAAGTGCTAATGGAACAGGAATGGACACCCGAAGTCATTGAAGCGCGGCAGAAAAAGCTTATCGGCGTTCTCCAGAAAGTCTGGCGCTTAGAGTAGTAGGCTAACGCCAAGGCGATCGCTTCCTCATTTTCTCTAGTCCAGAGTGCGATCGCTCCTACTTTTTCTGAAGTTTAGATGTGCCTAAACCATCTGCCGAAGTGGAATCTCAATAATAAACTCTGCTCCTCCACCTGGTGCTGAGAGACATTGCAATTGACCATTGTGCTTTTCTACAACAATCTGGTAGCTAATTGCCAAACCCAGTCCAGTGCCTTTGCCAATGGCTTTGGTAGTAAAAAAGGGATTAAATAACTGTTGTCTCACCGCCTCTGTCATTCCAGAGCCATTATCCGCAATTTTGATAACGACGCGATCGCAGTCTAGTACCTCAGTGCGAATTTTGATCCAGCTGGGATTTGCCTTGATTTCGGAAAGCGATCGCTGTTTGTTATACTCATCCGACGCATCAATGGCATTCGCGATCAGATTCATAAACACTTGATTGAGCTGTCCTGCGTAGCACTCGACTTTAGGTAAGTGCCCGTACTCCTTAATTATCTGAATGTTGGGATGATCCGGTTTTGCTTTCAGGCGGTTATGCAGAATCATTAGGGTACTATCAATTCCTTCGTGAATATCAACCGCCTTCATTTCAGCTTCGTCAATTCGCGAAAAATTCCGCAAGCTAAGAACAATCTCCCGGATGCGATCTGCCCCCACCTTCATTGATGACAACAGGTTAGGAAAATCTTCCATCATAAAATCCAGGTCAATCGCTTCTATCTCCTCCTGAATTTCTGGCGTTGAATTCGGATACTGCTGATGATAAAGTCGCAATAGATTTAATAAGTCTTGGGTGTATTCTCTGACATGGGTGAGATTCCCAAAGATAAAGTTAACTGGGTTATTAATTTCGTGAGCAATCCCTGCAACCAATTGTCCTAAACTGGACATTTTTTCGCTTTGAATTAATTGACCTTGAGTACGTTGGAGTTCTTGGAGAGTATGTTCTAGCTGCTGATTTTTTTCTTTTAACTGAACTTCTTTCTCCTGACGGGCTTCCTCAGCTTGTTTGCGAGCAGTAATATCCATCACGGTGGCACCAAGAGCCATCGGCTTGCCATCTTCTCCAGGTATGGGAAATTGAGAAGTCAACCAGTGCATCAGGACGCCTGGATTGCCAGGTAATTCACCGCACGTCTCCATGTTGAGAATCGCTTCGCCTGTCGTCAGTACTTTGCGTAATGTCGATTCGATCACTTGTGCAGCGTCGGGCAAGACTTCAGCCAGGGATCTTCCTAAATGTTCTTCTACAGACACGCCATTGAAGTGTGCTAGCGCTTCGTTGATTTGCAGATATCGCATCTGGTCGTCAAGAATACAGAGTCCGACCGGCGCAACGTTAATAAATGAGTTCAAAAGCTGCTCGCGCCGCGCTAATTCTTTTTCCAACGCCCTCCGATCGCTAATGTCTCGCGACATCCCAATCAAACCGATAACGTTTCCTTGGGGATCGCGGTAGATATTTTTTGTTGAGAGATACGTTACCGCGATGTCATTGATATAGACGATTTCCTCTAACGTCTGAGTTGTCCCAGAAGCCATAATTCTGCGGTCAGTCTCCATAAGTTGAGGGGCGACTTCAGGAAATACCTGGGAGTCATCCTTCCCAATCATCTCCTCTACAGACTTGCCAAGTATCTTGGCACCAATGGAGTTGACCATCAAGTAGCGACCCTGAAGATCCTTGATAAAAATGATATCAGTCGTTCCCTCAATGACTGCATTCAAGAGGTTATAGCTTACTTGGAGCGCCTCCTCTGTCTCCTGGTGTTCGGCAATTCGCTGGTGTAATTGCTTGTTCAGTTGACTCAGCTCGATCGTGCGCTCCTCAACTCTATCTTCTAGCTCTTGATTCACCTGTTTCAGTGCTGCTTCTGCTCGGTGGCGCTGGCTGTCAACCGCATTCAGGAATCTGGCATTCCACCAAATTAAAAAGGCAAAAATAACTACGTTGAAAACGCCAAAAAGAGCCAGCCCAAGTTCGCTGTCATAAATCTGAGATTGGTAGCCGCATAATATGAACCAGCCCAGCACTGAGGGAATGCCAATCGCGGCTGGCGACATCCGCCGCACCATCAATCCGCCTGCTTTGTCGCTTGTAACAACTGTCATTAGTCCTCGATCTGGACAAGCAAACAGGACTCCGGTGGAAAGCAGGATGAATGCGATCGCTGTGTGCAACGCCACACCTGTGTTGTAACTCTTGCCGTACAACGAGGTGATGCCGTAGATATAGCCCAAAAGACCCAAAAAACCAATCAAAAATCCGCCTAAGCTAATGCAATGAGCCAGACGATACACCTTTTTTGATAACAGCCAAAGGGCAGAGCCAAGCATCAGAAAACTTAGGGCGCTATTGGGAGACATTCGCCCTGGTGCAGAGGTGCCAACAGCACCTGCTGGGTCTTTAAACAGCAGTTCGTCAATTCCTACATTCCATCCAAACCCATACTCAATTAGTGTCAATAGACTGATTAAAATGACGATAATTGCCAACACTTGAGAAAGGTCAAACGAAGACTTTCTCCGCTTATCTTTTGCGTTTTGTCTTTTGTGTTCCGCGTCGTGCCACAAACACAAAGACAATCCACCCAGAATAAAGGCTATGCTTGTGTTAGCTTTCATGCTTACCAGCCCTGGTAAAATGCTTTTAAGGGCTGTAATATCTAATATCCAGCCCAAGAAAACAACACAGCCAATTACAGTGACAATAATACCGGCTTTTTTGGAGTAGGATTGTAGAAGTTCGAGAAATCCCGTCTTTTTAATCATAAGAAGCGGACTCTTCTAAATATCAATGACTGACTAATTGTTAACTATTAGCATTAAAAAAACTTAAGCTTTGCTAGATGAATTTATACAAATTATAAAAGTAATACGATTCATCGTTTATGCGTAAAAATAGGCTAAATATAAATTTATTCCTAATGAAGATAGGATATATTTACTAAGGATAAAACCGTATTTATATTGACTATTGGTCTGTTTCTTATAAAAAAGTCAGTAAATTTACAGATAAATGTCCTGAACTATTGTAAAAAGAACAATCTAGCGATCGCTTTTGTATTTATCGCAAGCACGGTAGCGAATCGAGAAGCCTATAACCCAGCCCAGTCAAGCAATCTTGAAACCATTTAATCAATTCTTTTGCTTTCGTCCCTGATTCAGGCGGGAAGGCAACAAATAGCATCTCTGAGCTATCCTGGAATCGCCAGATAGCAAGAGTTGACAGAATGCACTGGATATTAACCGAACCTTTAAGCGTAGAAAATGTGACAGTAGCGATCGCGGGTTTACCAGCATCGTTGCAAGGCACAAAGCTAGTACAACTGTCCGATTTGCACTACGATGGCAAGCGGTTATCCGAAACGCTACTCGCAGAGGCAATTGAAGCCAGCAATCAACTCGAACCCGACCTCGTTGTATTGACTGGCGACTTCGTAACGGATGACCCATCTCCCATTCATGCCCTAGTAAAACGGCTAAAACACTTGCAAGGTCGCGCTGGTGTCTATGCTGTACTGGGCAACCACGATAATTATTATCGCCATTCAAAAAAAGAGGTGCAAGACGCCCTGACTAGCATTGGGATTCATGTCCTCTGGAATGAAATTGCATATCCATTTGGAAAAGAATTACCCTTAGTCGGACTGGCTGATTTTTGGTCGCGGGAATTTAATCCAGCGCCAGTGATGAATCAACTCGATCGGGATACACCCCGAATCGTCTTATCTCACAACCCAGATACCGCCGAGATTTTGCAAGAATGGCGAGTGGATTTGCAACTGTCGGGTCATACTCACGGCGGTCAAGTGGTAATTCCTGGAGTTGGCCCAGCAGCGCAACTGCTGCAAAACATCCGTCACCTGATTCCCAAACCGCTCCAGCGTTGGGTGCCTTTTATGAAGGAATGCAATAAAGTGGTAGAGCGTTGGGAATGGGCGCAGGGGTGGCATCAGGTGGGAAAAAACCAGCTATATGTGAATCGAGGGCTGGGAACCTATTGGCCCGGACGCCTATTTTGTCCGCCAGAAGTCACGGCGATCGCGCTGGTGGATCAAAAATAGTTTTTAGTTGTTAGATCAAGAATTTATGTTCTCGTTCATCCGGTCAGATTTATCTCAGTTACGCGCCTATATGCCCCACCCAGGCGGCGCATCAGGAAGTCCAGTCACTGGTTCAATTCCGATCGATCGGCTGGATACCAATGAATGCCCTTTTGATTTGCCAAAAGAATTAAAAGAAAAGTTGGCATGGACTTATCAGCAGCTAATTGAGACGAATCGCTATCCTGATGGCAGTCACGCCGAACTCAAAGAAGCGATCGCCCAATACGCGAACGAATCCTTAGATGCCGCTATTACCCCAACCAACATCTCTGTAGGTAACGGTTCCGATGAACTCATTCGTTCCCTCCTGATTGCCACCTGTTTAGGCAACGAAGGCTCGATTTTGGTAGCCGATCCCACCTTCTCCATGTACGCGATTCTGGCTCATACCCTAGGCATTCCTGTGGTGAGTGTCGGGCGCAAGGAAGCGAATTTTGAAATGGATCTTGCCGCTGCCCAAAAAGCCATTGAGGAAACCCAGAATCCACCAATCCGGGTGGTATTTGTCGTTCATCCCAACTCCCCCACCGCTAACGCCTTAACTGCTGCTGAGTTGGAATGGCTGCGGAGTTTGCCAGAGCATATTTTGGTGGTCATTGACGAAGCTTATTTTGAATTTAGCCAGACAACCGTGGTTGGGGAATTGTCGCAGCATCCAAACTGGGTCATACTCAGAACATTTTCTAAGGCATTTCGGCTGGCAGCACTGCGGCTAGGATATGCGATCGCTCACCCAGAACTGATTGTCGCCCTCGAAAAAGTCCGTCTCCCCTACAATCTCCCCAGCTTCACTCAAGCTGCCGCTTTACTTGCCCTTTCCCAGCGGCAACTGCTACTTAGCTGTATTCCCCAAATTCTTACCGAACGAGACAAGTTACTCGATTTTCTCAAACAGCAACCCGCCTTACAAGTTTGGTCTAGTGCCTCAAACTTCATCTACCTGCGTCTCCCGACAGAGGAAGCCCTGACTCGATTGGCGCAGCAACTCAAAGAACAGGGAACCTTGGTTCGTCACACCGGCGGCGGTATTCGTCTGACGGTAGGTAGCGAAGAAGAAAATGAGCGATCGCGCCAGCATCTCCTGGCAGCTTTAAAAGCAATGAACTAGGAAGGAGTTTAGTTAAAAATTAGAAACTAGCTAGTTTCTAATTTTTAATTAATCCCCCAAATCCCGTGCCCTACGGATAGTATCTGGCAACACCCCCACTAACAGCGCAAAGGCATCGTCCGGTACTTGCGTCAGCGTCTCCGTGCCAAAGAACTGCTTAAACTGTTCGAGTATCTTCTGCGCTCTTTGCAGCGGCACCGGGTTATCCGTAATTTGTTTCGTGAGTCGAATCCACTGTCGCCGAATCAAATAAGCATTCTGCCGTTCCTGCGCGGATTCAGGAGTTACCAACGACAAATTGCCTACTGGCAACACCCATTTCGCATCCACATCAAACAATCCGCCCACAGCAGCTCCTGGCCCGGCAAACTCCGCATGATAGTGTTTGTAGAGGATCAAGCCATTCCGGCGGCGACTATTTACGATCAAAAGCTGTTTATTACACAGCTGATTGAGGATATCAGACGATTCCTCGTCAGGGTTCGGGCTTTCGTTATTCATGCCATTAGAGCCTTGAGAGCGGGCGACACAGGTATGGCTTTGATTGGCATCCGCTTTATATAGGGCAGTCTGGTAGCGCTGTTGGTTGTCGCTATCCATGTCAACTCTTACTGCTATATTTTTTCTTTGGGTATGCACCCGAACCGGAAGCACAGAGGCAAACCCAATTCTGTTAGTTCTGGATGGATTGCAAGCTTGAGATTCAGTTTCTCATCTACTATGTATGTAAACAATAATTACATTATCAAAACATTTGACATCAGTATAAGTCACCAAGCGGTAATTGCTTAATTTTATTTTATGGCATATTGCCCGAACGCAGGAAATACAACAGCCAGTGATAGCCAACAACCTTACTGTATTGGGTATTCTTCAATAATCTACCCTCTAAAGTAATAATTGTTTAAAGTTAGTGTGAAGTTGCGATAAGTAAGAGTCACTTACTGATTTAATGACTGATTGAATTGATTAAACGTGTTTTCTGGCTAGCGATTTCCAACCCAATCATCCTTAAATCTAAGGAATCCCCGCGAGGTGAGGGGGCAGTTATTTTAGTTTTTACGAGCTAAGTGTTTGTGCAAAAACAGCCGTCGAGGACGCCCCGGCAGCCAGTCACTCCAGCTGGGATCGCTTTGATGCGGTCGATATCCCGCCTTCAGATAAAGCTGCCGTGCCTGATGATTGTTTTCTAATACGTGCAGGTATAGGTCGCAAAATCCCCATTCCAAAGCTGTTCGTTCGCAGCGCAGCAGTAACTGCTGCGCCACCCCTCGTCGCCGACACGAGGGGTGGACAGCCAGATTCGAGATGTAAGGATATTGAGAACTCCAGGGTTGCCAGGAACAGGCACGAAGTCCCAATTCGATCGTCCCCACTACGGAATCAGCATTTGCTCCTTGGCGTTCTTGTCCTTGGAGTTCTTGTGCGTTTAGAGGTGGGAAGGAAGCTTCCTCTCCACTCCCCCAATCGGTGCTAGCAGAGGACGTAGCGACAGCGGCTAAACAGATGTAATTCGGAGGAATCAACCGCAGTCGAGTCCGTAAATCTTCGTAAATTCCCAGCCGAAATAACGGATAGGTCAAAGCCCAAATTCCCGACCGAGGGTGAAAACTATCTGCCAGGATCTCGGTGAGGCTGGTCAAATCATTTTGGTGGGCTGCCCGGATGATAAAGTGAGAAGCACCATTCGGTTGTGCGGCTCTTTCAGGTTGGCGGTGCAAGAGTAGAAAGCAGGGATTCAACAGCCGAGCGTAAGTTGGATATCTAGCAGGTTTTATCCTAGATCATTTTGCAGTGATTTTCGCAGGTTTAATATCAGGGTACTGGAGCAAAATGAATTAACTGGGAAGATTGACAAGTCTCCGGGTTGGAGAGGTTCTAGGGCAAGCGAGCCTGCAAGAATGCCTACCCTGAGCAAAGCTTCTTTTCTTCCAGCAAGGATACTATTGTACAAGGAGTGCATCAGCCTTTTGAGAATCGGCATCGGACAGTAGAGCCAGCATCGCTATCCTGTCCGGAGCAGCAGCGCTCGCCCAGGTATTTCTCTAACAGCCAGCCTGTTACCGATCTATTTCGGAGCAGGGGAATGGAAGCGCGATCGCAGCAATTATCACTGACATTCACGTCCAAACGTTAAAGTCAGTAATAAAGAGCGGGTATCTTAAATAAAAAGCAAGTGACAAGTGCATTTTCTCCCCAAAAAGTTATTCAGAGGGGCAGGGTCGTTATCAGTCGTCTGACGACCGCAAGCATCACCTATACCCTACCCCTATCCCTCAGGAACCCCTGTGGGGTACGAGGGAGGCTTCGCCACCAGGGGATTGGGGAGCATGAGCCAGAACCAGGGTTGTTCTCTAAAATCGACACCAGAAGGTACAGCCGTACTGAAACTGCAAACTTAAAATTAATTGGGGTGCAACCAGCGGATTTCTATGGTTTCCGGATTCGGAAACCCTGGGATGCGGATAGTAGCTTGGAGAGGGATCGTCCATCTTTCGCTCCCATCCGCTTTTCCATCTCAATCGCTGGAAGAATCTGTGCATGAAATGGAGACTGTTTTGCATTTGCATGGGCGTAGGCATGAGCTGCACCATACTACAGCAGGAGAGCGGGGCATGAAATCCCAAGCCAGTAAAAAGCCCAAAATTCTGGTCGTCGATGACGAACCCGATAACCTCGACCTGCTTTACCGCACTTTTCATCGAGAATATAAGGTACTGAGGGCAGATAACGGCCCTGCGGCACTGGAGATTCTGGCGCATGAGGGGGATGTTGCTGTAATCATCTCAGATCAGCGGATGCCCCTGATGAGCGGCACGGAATTTCTCAGCCTCACCGCCACCCAGTATCCAGATATTATCCGGATCATTTTGACGGGTTACACCGATGTGGAAGATTTGGTGGAAGCCATCAACGCCGGGAAGGTCTTCAAGTACGTCACCAAACCCTGGGATGCGACTGAGCTGAAAGCGCTGGTGCAGCAGGCAATGGATACCCACAACGTTTTGAAGGTTCGCACTGAGGAACTGTGCCGGACGTTGCGCCGCGAATCGCTGCTTAATACAGTCACGAATACCATTCGCAGCGCCCAGTACCGGCGGGGCGGTTCCCCCCTTCAGCAAGTCCTCCAGACGATTGTGGAAACCGTGGGTCATATGCTGGAGGTGAGCGTGTGCATTTTGCGTCCCTTCCAGGAAGACGGGATGGCAGATGAGGGATTCATTTATCAGCAACAAGATGCAAAAGGCAAGCGGCAATCTTCAGGATTGATTATTTCCGAACTGAGTCCATCATCAGGGCAGAGAACGGCGGGACTGAGGACGGAGGAAGAAGGCGGGACGGCTCCGTCTTCAGTTTTACTGCCTGAGTCTTCTTTGGGAGAGCCTTTGGGAGAGAGCGAGACTGGGCATGGGCAGCAAAATGAAGATCCCCACTCAGTCCTTAGCCTTCAGTCCTCAGTTCTTAGCCAGTTGGTGTGGGAAACGCACGATGTAGAAGTCATTAATGATGTCGAAACCGATGAGCGACTCCCC
It encodes:
- a CDS encoding histidinol-phosphate transaminase, whose translation is MFSFIRSDLSQLRAYMPHPGGASGSPVTGSIPIDRLDTNECPFDLPKELKEKLAWTYQQLIETNRYPDGSHAELKEAIAQYANESLDAAITPTNISVGNGSDELIRSLLIATCLGNEGSILVADPTFSMYAILAHTLGIPVVSVGRKEANFEMDLAAAQKAIEETQNPPIRVVFVVHPNSPTANALTAAELEWLRSLPEHILVVIDEAYFEFSQTTVVGELSQHPNWVILRTFSKAFRLAALRLGYAIAHPELIVALEKVRLPYNLPSFTQAAALLALSQRQLLLSCIPQILTERDKLLDFLKQQPALQVWSSASNFIYLRLPTEEALTRLAQQLKEQGTLVRHTGGGIRLTVGSEEENERSRQHLLAALKAMN
- a CDS encoding GNAT family N-acetyltransferase, yielding MHRQPERAAQPNGASHFIIRAAHQNDLTSLTEILADSFHPRSGIWALTYPLFRLGIYEDLRTRLRLIPPNYICLAAVATSSASTDWGSGEEASFPPLNAQELQGQERQGANADSVVGTIELGLRACSWQPWSSQYPYISNLAVHPSCRRRGVAQQLLLRCERTALEWGFCDLYLHVLENNHQARQLYLKAGYRPHQSDPSWSDWLPGRPRRLFLHKHLARKN